One genomic region from Lates calcarifer isolate ASB-BC8 linkage group LG10, TLL_Latcal_v3, whole genome shotgun sequence encodes:
- the LOC108888535 gene encoding troponin I, slow skeletal muscle produces MLVAESEAKKQEKERVVNESFPPLKLSGLSVQELQDLCRELHRKIDVVDEARYDMEVKVAKNEKEIEALNHKIIELKGVKRPNLKRVKKTADDMMSHTDTSKLMKADFKANLKTVKKEEEKREEVTDWRKNVEAMSGMEGRKKLFDAGQ; encoded by the exons ATGCTGGTGGCTGAAAGTGAAGCaaagaaacaagagaaagaaagagttgTGAACGAGTCCTTCCCTCCACTGAAGCTGTCAGGTCTGTCAGTCCAGGAACTGCAG GATCTTTGTAGAGAACTACATCGTAAGATTGATGTTGTAGATGAAGCACGTTATGATATGGAGGTCAAGGTAGCCAAAAATGAGAAAGAG ATCGAGGCACTGAATCACAAGATCATTGAGCTGAAAGGTGTAAAGCGACCAAACTTGAAGAGGGTGAAGAAAACGGCAGACGACATGATGTCACACACCGACACCTCCAAACTCATGAAGGCTGATTTCAAGGCCAACCTTAAGAcagtgaagaaagaagaagaaaag AGGGAAGAAGTGACTGACTGGCGTAAGAACGTGGAGGCCATGTCTGGAATGGAGGGCAGGAAGAAGCTGTTTGATGCTggacaataa